A stretch of the Lactuca sativa cultivar Salinas chromosome 9, Lsat_Salinas_v11, whole genome shotgun sequence genome encodes the following:
- the LOC111921337 gene encoding vacuolar protein sorting-associated protein 60.1, which translates to MGPGLAQRVMEVRKKRLIKEKRWYQTQRDMLNKQIFDLDRVIFAWDGIKEAQQIASCLKSANIELKGMMKILQDDQEDLMGGAV; encoded by the exons ATGGGTCCTGGTCTGGCTCAACGAGTTATGGAAGTTCGGAAAAAGAGACTTATCAAGGAGAAAAGATG GTACCAAACACAACGTGACATGCTAAACAAACAAATTTTTGATCTAGATCGAGTCATATTTGCTTGGGATGGTATTAAGGAGGCTCAGCAAATA GCATCGTGTTTGAAATCAGCAAATATAGAGTTGAAAGGAATGATGAAAATTTTGCAAGATGACCAAGAAGATCTTATGGGTGGCGCCGTCTAA